The following proteins are encoded in a genomic region of Triticum dicoccoides isolate Atlit2015 ecotype Zavitan chromosome 1B, WEW_v2.0, whole genome shotgun sequence:
- the LOC119348977 gene encoding calcium-transporting ATPase 7, plasma membrane-type-like, with translation MTGEPHPIEIDAEKNPFLTGGVKIVDGYGRMLVTAVGTDTLWGEMMSSITKETVEPTPLQQRLERLTSSIGKIGVAVAVLVFTVLTARHFTGSTKDDQGKPLFNKSHVTFDAVFSSLVVIFQQAVTIIVVAIPEGLPLAVTLTLAFSMKRMVKENALVRRLSACETMGSVTAICTDKTGTLTLNQMKVTEFWVGTDQPRGATAIAGSVVSLLCQGAGLNTTGSVYKPDNVSPPEITGSPTEKALLSWAVADLGMDADALKRSCKVLHVEAFNSDKKRSGVMIRDNATGGVVAHWKGAAEMVLANCSMYVDTDGAARQLGVEQRRNLEKVINDMAVGSLRCIAFAYKQLNSTTEQSKIDDDGLTLLGFVGLKDPCRPEVKAAIEACTKAGVAVKMVTGDNILTARAIAKECGIISSNDPSGIVIEGHEFRAMSPEQQLELVDRIRVMARSLPLDKLALVQRLKQKGHVVAVTGDGTNDAPALKEADVGLSMGVQGTEVAKESSDIIILNDNFDTVVTATRWGRCVYNNIQKFIQFQLTVNVAALVINFVSAITTGKMPLTTVQLLWVNLIMDTMGALALATDTPTKALMDRPPIGRTAPLISNAMWRNLAAQAAFQIAVLLALQYRGRDVFGTDEKSNGTMIFNAFVLCQVFNEFNAREIEKKNVFAGVLKNKMFLVIIAVTLVLQVVMVEVLTRFAGTKRLGLGQWGVCLAIAAVSWPIGWAVKFIPVPDRTLHDILTRRKSS, from the coding sequence ATGACCGGCGAGCCCCACCCGATCGAGATCGATGCCGAGAAGAAccccttcctcaccggcggcgtGAAGATCGTCGACGGCTACGGCCGAATGCTCGTCACCGCCGTCGGCACCGACACGTTGTGGGGCGAGATGATGAGCAGCATAACCAAGGAGACCGTCGAGCCAACGCCGCTCCAGCAGCGCCTCGAGCGCCTCACCTCaagcattggcaagatcggcgtcgCCGTCGCGGTGCTCGTGTTCACCGTGCTCACCGCGCGCCACTTCACCGGCAGCACCAAGGACGACCAGGGGAAGCCGCTGTTCAACAAGAGCCACGTCACCTTCGACGCTGTGTTCAGCTCCCTCGTCGTCATCTTCCAGCAGGCCGTCACCATCATCGTCGTCGCCATCCCCGAGGGCCTCCCGCTCGCGGTGACGCTCACGCTCGCCTTCTCCATGAAGAGGATGGTGAAGGAGAACGCGCTGGTGCGGCGCCTGTCGGCGTGCGAGACAATGGGATCCGTCACAGCCATCTGCACCGACAAGACCGGAACGCTGACGCTCAACCAGATGAAGGTGACCGAGTTTTGGGTCGGCACCGACCAGCCCAGAGGTGCCACGGCGATCGCCGGGAGCGTCGTCAGCTTGCTCTGCCAGGGAGCTGGACTCAACACCACAGGAAGCGTTTACAAGCCGGACAACGTGTCGCCGCCGGAGATCACAGGCAGCCCGACGGAGAAGGCGCTGCTGTCGTGGGCCGTGGCGGACCTTGGCATGGACGCCGACGCGTTGAAGAGGAGCTGCAAGGTGCTGCACGTTGAGGCCTTCAACTCGGACAAGAAGCGCAGCGGCGTGATGATCAGGGACAACGCTACCGGCGGGGTGGTCGCGCACTGGAAAGGCGCCGCGGAGATGGTGTTGGCGAACTGCTCGATGTACGTGGACACGGACGGAGCGGCGCGCCAACTCGGGGTGGAGCAGAGGAGGAACCTTGAAAAGGTGATCAACGACATGGCCGTCGGCAGCCTCCGGTGCATCGCCTTCGCCTACAAGCAACTCAACAGCACTACTGAGCAATCAAAGATCGACGACGACGGTCTGACACTGCTGGGCTTCGTCGGGCTGAAGGATCCGTGTCGGCCAGAGGTCAAGGCCGCCATTGAAGCTTGCACGAAGGCAGGCGTCGCCGTCAAGATGGTCACCGGCGACAACATCCTCACGGCCCGCGCGATCGCCAAGGAGTGCGGCATCATATCCAGCAACGACCCCAGCGGCATCGTCATCGAGGGGCACGAGTTCCGCGCCATGTCGCCGGAGCAGCAGCTGGAGCTCGTGGACAGGATCCGCGTGATGGCGCGGTCCCTGCCGCTGGACAAGCTGGCGCTGGTGCAGCGGCTGAAGCAGAAGGGGCACGTGGTGGCCGTGACCGGCGACGGCACCAACGACGCGCCGGCGCTCAAGGAGGCGGACGTGGGGCTGTCCATGGGCGTGCAGGGTACTGAGGTGGCCAAGGAGAGCTCTGACATCATCATCCTCAACGACAACTTCGACACGGTGGTGACGGCCACGCGGTGGGGGCGCTGCGTCTACAACAACATCCAGAAGTTCATCCAGTTCCAGCTCACCGTCAACGTGGCGGCGCTCGTCATCAACTTCGTGTCGGCGATCACCACGGGCAAGATGCCGCTCACCACCGTGCAGCTCCTGTGGGTGAACCTGATCATGGACACCATGGGCGCTCTGGCGCTGGCCACCGACACGCCCACCAAGGCGCTCATGGACCGGCCGCCCATCGGCCGCACGGCGCCGCTCATCAGCAACGCAATGTGGCGCAACCTCGCGGCGCAGGCGGCATTCCAGATCGCCGTGCTGCTGGCGCTCCAGTACCGGGGGCGGGACGTCTTCGGCACCGACGAGAAGAGCAacggcaccatgatcttcaacgccttcgtgctctgccaggtgttcaacgAGTTCAACGCGCGGGAGATCGAGAAGAAGAACGTGTTCGCCGGGGTACTCAAGAACAAGATGTTCCTCGTCATCATCGCCGTCACGCTCGTCCTGCAGGTGGTCATGGTGGAGGTGCTCACCAGGTTCGCCGGCACCAAGAGGCTGGGGCTGGGGCAGTGGGGCGTCTGCCTCGCCATCGCGGCCGTGTCGTGGCCCATCGGCTGGGCCGTCAAGTTCATCCCCGTGCCGGACCGGACTCTCCATGACATCCTCACACGCCGGAAATCCTCATGA